The uncultured Celeribacter sp. genome includes the window ACGACAGGTCCCGCGGGACAGCGTTTCCGACGCCATCTCACCAGTCGTTCTACTAGCAGAACAATAAGCGTGATTTTGCATCAAAAGCCTCAAAGTCAGCCAACCGTCTCATAATCGTAAACAGTATTCGCACCGGCATCGCATTTTCTTTCGGTCGCCGGGAAAACGACATATTCGTTGAGAAAGGCAACAAGATAGACCGTTTTCAGGCAAGGGCCCTATGTAAATGAGCGAGGCGCACCCAGATCTTCAGGCAGCCTTTGATGCGCTGGACGATATTTCGGATCTGTCCCACGTGGCTTGGCGTGACGCGGTTGAAGAGTTCTCCGAAGAATATGGGTATATGCTGCCACTCGGGCCGCATTTCTCAGCGGCCTTTCTGGATAGCAGTCCGCGGCTTCTGGTCTGTTTCGACAGTTTCGAATCTGCCACCGAACGCGCAGCCAAAGGCTATCCGATGGGGATGGGACTTGCCGCCACCCACGGCTGGTCCAGCCTAAGTTTGCTGTCGCACAGCACGGATCTGCGGGATGGCTGGTTTCGCAACGGTGCGATCTACCGGTATTTCGACCGTCTGGTGGATGACGGATTTTTCGAGGATTTCGATCAGGTCGTATTCTATGGGGCCGGGGCACATGGCTATGCTGCAGCCGCCTATTCGGTTGCCGCCCCGGGCAGCACCGTAATCGCGGTGGCACCGCAGGCGACCCTGAACGGGCGGCTGGCCTCATGGGACAATCGGTTTCCCGACACCCGGCGGATGGATTTTACCAGCCGCTATGGCTTCGCCCCCGATATGGTGGATGCCGCGCAACAGGCGGTGATCCTCTATGATCCCGCGATCGACGCCGATGCGACCCATGCGGCCATGTTTTACCAACCGCACGTCCTGCGCCGTCCCTGCCGCTTGTTCGGAACGGACCCGGAATTTGAAATGATGGAAATGGGCGCGCTTGAGCAGATCCTTTGCGCCGCCATGGAGGGTGCGCTGACCGCGCACAGCCTGACACGGGCACTGCGCAAGCGCCGGGATAAC containing:
- a CDS encoding phosphoadenosine phosphosulfate reductase translates to MSEAHPDLQAAFDALDDISDLSHVAWRDAVEEFSEEYGYMLPLGPHFSAAFLDSSPRLLVCFDSFESATERAAKGYPMGMGLAATHGWSSLSLLSHSTDLRDGWFRNGAIYRYFDRLVDDGFFEDFDQVVFYGAGAHGYAAAAYSVAAPGSTVIAVAPQATLNGRLASWDNRFPDTRRMDFTSRYGFAPDMVDAAQQAVILYDPAIDADATHAAMFYQPHVLRRPCRLFGTDPEFEMMEMGALEQILCAAMEGALTAHSLTRALRKRRDNMGYLRRLLSALPPEKHPLRTALLCRHAAGTGRAGPRFQRAMESALEQLEAQMDAQPASTAQ